GATAACCCTGCGGTTTAAGTACCCGATAAATGTCTTTTAAAGTATCCAGGTGGGCAAACCAGTGAAATGACTGTGCACAAAACACGGCATTCACGCTATGATCCGGCAAGGGAAGCTGATGGCTCAGACCTTCCAGGGTGTGAATATCTGGATGGGCCTGTTGCAGTTGGTTTAGCATTTCCGGCACAGGATCAATCGCTGTGATCCGGCTGCCGAGCGGGCGTAAGGATGGGATAAATTTTCCCGTCCCACTGCCGAGATCTAAAAGATGCGCATCCTCTGGCAAAGACAGGGTGGCGGCCAGCCAGTGGCTGAGATCTGCCGGATAGTCAGGCCGGACCTGCTGATAAAGCTCGGCCGCTGCACTAAACCCCTGTTGCGCTGCAGGATGTAATGATTGTGTCATATTTTGCGCTTTTTAATCTTTTTCATCGTTATAAAATAGCATATTCACTTTTTCGGCCGCATTCATTGACTGAATTGTTGCCGAAGGGTTCGATTAACCAGCACGGGAAAGTTATGGATAAGCAGATTGTTTTTGAAGATGAGCATATACGTGCGGTTTTTATGCCGGGATCATCTTCAGAATTGATTTTTTCATTTGGAGATTTGATTACCCGTGCGAAGGGCTTGAGTATCAATGCCGAGAAATCCTTGGCAAAATTTGAATTTAATGTACTCGGTATTATGCCTAAGCATAAATCCTGGTTTCCACAAGGTTCCATGTGGAACATGTTGCAGGCTATTGCCGAGCTGATTGCACCTTTTCAGCAGAGGATTGCCTATGGCGGCTCGATGGGCGGCTATGCGGCAATCAAATATTCCAATGCCTTAGATGTACAGCGCGTGGTGGCCATGGTGCCACAATATTCGATTGATCCTCAAGATGTCGAAGATCGCCGTTATAACATGTTCTATCAGCCGGAGCTTAATCAGGGCATGCGGATTGAAGTAGAAGATGTCAGTGCAGCGCGTGAATATATTATTATCTACGATCCTTATTGCGCCGAAGACCGTGCCCATTATCTGAAATTGCAGGCGGTCATTCCGCAGCACCATGTCTTGCATTTGCCTTTTACCGGCCATGATGCCATCGCTGTGCTGGCCAGTTCCGAGTTGCTCTATGACTTTTTGGTACGGGATTATGATGCCAGCTATTTTTACCAGAAAATGCGCAAGGTCAAGAAAAACAGCAAGTTCTATTATCGTAAGGTGATCGAAAATATCCTGCCGCGCCATCGTCAGGCCCTGGGACGCATTTTAAAAAATAACGATCTGCTGCTGGATACCCAGTTTTTTGATGCGGCCCAGAAACAGGTCATTTTGCGGGAATTACTCAGCAATAAACAGGTAGATCAGCAGGATCTGCTGAAACTGGGGATTCATTTGAATCTGCCGCAGGAAAACCGTCAGCTATTGCTGGATGCTTATGGTCATGGGCTGGTGTTTAATGTGATCAGTAATAAAATTGAGAGCTATGCGGATGGCGCGATTGCACTGAACCATAAATTCCTGATTCCGATTTATGCCAAAGGCAACGGCTTGTTAACGATTAGCCTGAATGATGAGCGCTATCTGGTGGTGATGAATGACCGGCATATCATGAAACTGGTCAAGGAACAGGATACGCTCAGTCTGGGTATGCATCCGATTTTAATGAAGCGCTATGAAGACTTTTATATCTTCAGCTATAAACAGCTTAATCTGAGTACCAATGAATATGGCGCAGCCAGCTTTGTCGATTCAAGTGACAAGAATGTGCAGTTTGTGACTAAAAATGAGCTGGATTAACCAAAAAAGTTAATCTAAAACAAATATTTGACATAAAGCTAAGGTGGCTTAAGATGTATTTAGGTGGCAGGCTAGGGGGGCTTGCCACTCCCGAAGCTGAAAACAGAAAGAGGGGATACAGAATGCAGTCTATGCCGATGAAGATTGGTTTGATCCTGACTGTGATGCTGCCAAATCTGGCCTATGCAGAAAGTGTGCATCCTAAAGTTATTTTATTCAGTGCATCTATTATTTTTGTGATTATTCTGGCGATTTATGTGATGTGCAAAATGCGGACTTCCTTGCGTAATTATATCGATAAGCCGCTCGACTAAAAAAACAGGCAGTGAAACGCCAGCACTAACTTGCTTTGTATGCCAATAGCGGTTAAATCATGAGGTTATTGTCGAACAGGAACAAGGGAATTTATATGAACGGCGTTTTTCTGGACTATACATCCTTAGATAAGCAAGATCTGGATATGCAGGCTCTTCGGGCCGCTTTTGATGCACTGACCCTTTATCCGCTGACTTCTGCCGATGTGCTGCTGGAACGTGTGGCCGATGCCGAAGTGATCATCACCAATAAGGTGGTCATCAATGCCGAGACGATCCGGCAGTGTCCCCAGCTTAAACTCATTCTGATTTCAGCCACTGGCACCAATAATGTTGATCTGGCTGAGGCCAGGGCACGCGGTATTGTGGTATGTAACTGTCAGGCGTATGGAACCTCGGCTGTGGCACAGCATACCTTAATGTTGATGCTGAATCTGGCCACTTCATTTTTAAGCTATCAGCGTGCGATACAGCAGGGAGAATGGCAAAAATCTACCCAGTTCTGTTTGCTGGATGCACCGATTGTTGAGCTGGCTGGAAAAACGCTTGGAATTGTAGGTTATGGTGAATTGGGCCAGGCGGTCGCCCGACTGGCCGAAGCCTTTGGCATGCAGATCCGGATTGCTGCCTTGCCTGGTCGTCCTGCGGATGAATCGCGTATTCCATTTGCAGCGCTTTTGCCACAGGTAGATTTCCTCAGTCTGCATTGTCCGCTCACTGAAGATACTCATCATTTAATCAGTCATGCTGAGCTGGATGCGATGAAGCCCGGTGCATTTTTGCTGAACTGTGCACGCGGCGGCATTGTGGATGAACAGGCACTGGCACAGGCCTTGCGTGAAGGCAAGATTGCAGGTGCAGCGACCGATGTGCTCTCGGTTGAACCGCCTAAAGAGGGCAATGTCCTGCTTGATGCTTCAATTCCGAACCTGATTGTGACGCCACATAATGCCTGGGGCAGTGTGGATGCACGTCAGCGAATCGTGGACCAGTTGCTGGAAAATGTCGAAGCCTTTAAACAGGGCCAGCCGATTCGGCAGGTGAATTGATTCTCGCCATTTGTGTGCAGCTAAAATTTTCCTGCTACACAAGATGTAAAAAGCCCATGAGGGGCTTTTTTTATAGATCAGTCACCGCATAACTGGTGGCTGCGCCTGCCTGCGGTTGAGCTTGTGGCATAGTTGGACTTTCGGTCACTGTTGACGACTGGCTTAAAGGTTGCTGTTGAATGGGTGCAGGCTGTTGAGGATTGCCACCCCACACCTCTTTAGTTTGCTGAATTTTTTGATTGGCCTGTTGAGCAGCCTGCTGGGCGCCCTGATCTACTTTTTGTACCGTATCAGAGGTTACGCTCTTGGTATTGTCCCAGGCACGATCGACCCCCGGCTTAATTTTGGCAATACCTTTTTCAGTCACTTCACCGACTTTTTCGGCAGTATGGATTACGCCTTCCTGCGCTTTATAGGCAAACACATGCAACAGGTTCGGGTTTTCACCATAGGGTTTAACCGGTTTAGCGGGCTGAGTCGTGGTCTGTGCAAATGCCGGTATAGACAGCATTAAAGCTGCGCTTAAAAGAAGAGGAGTTTTGATATTCATTATGGAGCGACCTCGAATTTGTCTAAGAATGGTCTGAGTTTGTTTTTAGTGTAGCGGATGAAGGGTTGAAAACAATGAATATCCTGTGAAGAAGATATTAAAATAGAGAGATCCAAAGCATTGTCATTTTTATACTAAAGAAAAAAGAGGAAGAAATAATTTTAAATTTTAGGCGGCTTAAAGAAATAGCCCTATTTTTTTATCAAAATAGGGCCATCCATTTACTCACATTGGCTCAGGGCATCTTTCGCGAAATGTTCTCTTAAGGTGACAAAGTTCTTTTGTACACCTGCGTCATGCAGATTGAATTTTTGCGCGGTGCTGGTGCCGTCGCGCTGGAAAGTTGCCGAACCGGCATCCATCAAGGTCATGCCTTTAAATGACCATTGTTCAATAATGCGGTTATTTTCAATATCGCCTGTAAATTCAATCACACACTTATCGAGGAATTTGGTCAGTTTTGCCTGATTGTTGGTGGTTTCAGGAGATACGTCGAGGTTTTGTACTTCCTGTAAGACGCCAACTTCAAGCTGCGGAACTTTGGGTGCAGATGTACACGCTGTAAGAGCAATACTCGCAAGACCCGTCAAAATAAGAGCTTTAAATTTCATATGATTCTTTCTTGTTGAGTGTTGTTGAGTTGAGTATAGGGAATATAAAGTGAAATGCCTATATGTTTTGCTATCTGCAAATGAAAGAGAAAAGTATTCAATATACTTTTCTCTATGAAAAAAAATATGTCTATTACAGCTCTTTAGATTTATTTTGCTCTAAAAAAAATTTAATTTCTTCAATTTCATAAGCTGGAATTTTACGATGAATCATAGCATGGCAATTTGCACAGACAGGTATTAAATCATTTATTGGATCTAACTCATATTCTTCTCTTATTTCGGAAAGAGGTTTTTTATGATGAACATGAATAAAGTTTTTTCCAATTTCACCGTAAGTCTTTTCAAAGTCAAAACCACAACATTGGCATTTATATTTCCAATGTTTTAAGCACTTTTTACGAGCCTCGGGGTTTCGTTCATAAGCATTAATAGTGATCTGTTTAATACTACCTTCTTTATAGACAGTATCGTTCGAAATAATTTCATCTTGAAACGGATTGAAGGCTAAGGAATAACTTAAACTTTCATTAGTATTAATTTGTTTTAATTTATACTTATCATGCCACTCTGAAACTATTTCTGAGTTTTGAAGCAATTCCTTTGAAAAATAATTCACCATATCTTCAGCAATAGATGAAATAGGCTTACCAGAATTTTTTGATATTTTTTCAAAGGTCGAATTATATTGATCTATCAATACTTTAACAATTTTATCTTGATGTACTGATTCCCGCTGTATCAATAAGGAGTCTATTGTCTCGGCAATAATTGGAAAGTAGATTTTCTTTTCAAATAAGATTGAGCTATTTTCTTTATTAATTTGACTTAAAATTTTGTGAAAAATCGAGGCTGGAATAGCATTTCCATTACCTTCTGGTGTCCAATGTATATTAGGATCAATCTTATCTAACTCTTCTAATGAAATTAGAGGATTTAGTGATAATTTTTCAAATTCAAGATCCACAAAATTAACTTGTTCTATATTTTTAATAACATCTTTATCTTTATAAACATTAGAAACAATTTTTCCAAAACCGATTATTCCCTTATCACTTTTTTCTAAATTGCCTAATTTTACTAATAAGAAATTATCTCCATATCCAATCTTATGTTTACGATTAGTTTTCCACTTATGGATAGGTTTTTTATCAGGAATTTGAGAGATCATTTCTTTAATATTTGGCCAATTCCAGCGATCCGGATTCCATGCGAATAAATATGTGTTCATACTTCATTTGATATTAAAAACCCCGCTAATGTTATAGCGGGGTTTCATGTATTTTACAACCAATTGGGCTTTAGTGTTGAAGCACCGAAATATCTGCAACTTTCGTGAACAGATCACGGAGCTGAGCAAGCAGACGTAAACGGTTTGCTTTTAGCTCAGCATCATCCGCCATGACCATGACACCGTCAAAGAATGCATCGACTGGCGCACGCAGGGCAGCCAATGCAGACAAGGCAGCCGTGTAATCCTTAGAAGCAAATAGCGGCTCAACCACTGGTGTGATTTTCGCAAGTTCAGCGAATAATGCTTTTTCAGCATCTTCCACCAGATTTGCTTCAACAACTTCACCAGCAGGAGCAGCCTCTTTGGCAAGAATATTCGCAACACGTTTGTTGGCAGCAGCTAGAGCAGCAGCTTCAGGCAATGTACGGAAGTGATTAACCGCATTGACACGCTTGTCAAAATCCAGCGGGGATTTTGGTGTCAACGCCTGAACCGCTTGAATCACGTCAACAGCAACGCCTTTGTCTTCATATTTGGCACGGTAACGACCTTCAAGGAAGGCAACAGCATCGGCTAGAGTCTTCGCCGGATCTTTCAGTACAGCGCCGTAGGCAGCCAAAGCCAGTTTGATCAGTTCTTCAATTGAAACATCCAGCTCATTTTCAGTCACCAGACGCAGGATACCAATCGCAGAACGACGCAGTGCAAACGGGTCTTTAGAGCCAGTCGGTGCCTGACCAATACCGAAAATCCCCGTCAAGGTATCTAAACGGTCCGCCAGGGCAATCGTCGTACCGGTTTTGGTTTTCGGTAAAACGTCACCTGCAAATTTAGGTAAATATTGTTCACCTAAAGCTTCTGCAACTTCATCATTTTCGCCTTCAAGACGTGCGTAGTAAGTACCCGCAATCCCTTGAAGTTCAGGGAATTCGCCCACCAGCTCAGAGGTCAAATCGCATTTTGCCAGCAGCGCGGCTTTTTCAGCATCAGCAGCATTTGCACCGGTAATGGGCGCCAGTGCCACAGCCAGTTTGGCGATACGTGCAGACTT
The nucleotide sequence above comes from Acinetobacter sp. 10FS3-1. Encoded proteins:
- a CDS encoding class I SAM-dependent methyltransferase is translated as MTQSLHPAAQQGFSAAAELYQQVRPDYPADLSHWLAATLSLPEDAHLLDLGSGTGKFIPSLRPLGSRITAIDPVPEMLNQLQQAHPDIHTLEGLSHQLPLPDHSVNAVFCAQSFHWFAHLDTLKDIYRVLKPQGYLVLVWNQHDIEIDWVKALADYIAPLEGKTPRFHHGQWQEVFKQQTLFQPYAETHMQHVQHGPVEQVVSKRLLSTSFIAAMPETQRQQLKQKFEQMIEQYTTKQAHDLIDFPYRTYVYVFQRSD
- a CDS encoding 2-hydroxyacid dehydrogenase; protein product: MNGVFLDYTSLDKQDLDMQALRAAFDALTLYPLTSADVLLERVADAEVIITNKVVINAETIRQCPQLKLILISATGTNNVDLAEARARGIVVCNCQAYGTSAVAQHTLMLMLNLATSFLSYQRAIQQGEWQKSTQFCLLDAPIVELAGKTLGIVGYGELGQAVARLAEAFGMQIRIAALPGRPADESRIPFAALLPQVDFLSLHCPLTEDTHHLISHAELDAMKPGAFLLNCARGGIVDEQALAQALREGKIAGAATDVLSVEPPKEGNVLLDASIPNLIVTPHNAWGSVDARQRIVDQLLENVEAFKQGQPIRQVN
- a CDS encoding HNH endonuclease — protein: MNTYLFAWNPDRWNWPNIKEMISQIPDKKPIHKWKTNRKHKIGYGDNFLLVKLGNLEKSDKGIIGFGKIVSNVYKDKDVIKNIEQVNFVDLEFEKLSLNPLISLEELDKIDPNIHWTPEGNGNAIPASIFHKILSQINKENSSILFEKKIYFPIIAETIDSLLIQRESVHQDKIVKVLIDQYNSTFEKISKNSGKPISSIAEDMVNYFSKELLQNSEIVSEWHDKYKLKQINTNESLSYSLAFNPFQDEIISNDTVYKEGSIKQITINAYERNPEARKKCLKHWKYKCQCCGFDFEKTYGEIGKNFIHVHHKKPLSEIREEYELDPINDLIPVCANCHAMIHRKIPAYEIEEIKFFLEQNKSKEL